A window from Actimicrobium sp. CCC2.4 encodes these proteins:
- the pilB gene encoding type IV-A pilus assembly ATPase PilB, protein MAAVLSNPGSNTSMSGLARALLQAGRLSALQADTLSKQAGTDKVQFIDALISSGIIDARSLANFCSETFGYPLLDFSLFNMALRPEGVIDNKLMQSQRVIALAKRGNKISIAISDPTNTAVLDQIKFQTELTVEPVIVEHTGLLKLIELFGQSAEQSLNNLTGDGLDIDFAIEEVAIQNDPGLADIDDAPVVKFLQKMLIDAINLGASDLHFEPFEKFYRIRFRVDGVLREIAQPPLAIKEKLASRIKVISKLDISEKRVPQDGRMKLVLSKTRSIDFRVSTLPTLFGEKIVMRILDGSQAQMGIEALGYDPDQKDTLMKAIQRPYGMVLVTGPTGSGKTVSLYTCLNILNQPGINIATAEDPAEINLPGVNQVNINDRAGLTFPVALKAFLRQDPDIIMVGEIRDLETADIAIKAAQTGHMVFSTLHTNDAPSTLTRLMNMGVAPFNIASSVILITAQRLTRRLCSCKVSTDIPNEVLLEAGFLADDLDGSWMPYKAVGCERCSGSGYKGRLGIYQIMPITEEIERVILSHGTALEIEAQAKLDGVRTLRQSGLIKVKLGLTSLEEILGCTNE, encoded by the coding sequence ATGGCTGCAGTGCTGTCCAACCCGGGTTCCAACACCAGCATGTCGGGACTGGCGCGCGCCCTGCTTCAGGCCGGTCGCCTTTCAGCACTGCAAGCAGATACCCTCAGCAAGCAAGCCGGGACCGACAAAGTTCAATTCATTGATGCCCTGATCAGCTCCGGCATTATCGATGCACGGTCCTTAGCTAATTTCTGTTCGGAGACCTTCGGCTATCCGCTCCTTGATTTCTCGCTATTCAACATGGCGCTGCGACCGGAAGGCGTGATCGACAACAAGCTGATGCAAAGCCAGCGCGTCATTGCACTGGCCAAACGCGGCAACAAAATTTCGATCGCGATCTCGGACCCGACCAATACAGCGGTACTCGACCAGATCAAATTCCAGACCGAGCTGACGGTCGAGCCGGTCATCGTCGAGCATACCGGTCTGCTCAAGCTGATCGAACTGTTCGGGCAAAGTGCCGAGCAAAGTCTCAACAACCTGACCGGCGATGGCCTCGATATCGACTTCGCCATCGAAGAAGTCGCAATTCAAAACGACCCCGGCCTGGCCGATATCGACGACGCGCCTGTCGTCAAGTTCCTGCAAAAAATGCTGATCGATGCGATCAACCTGGGCGCATCCGACTTGCATTTCGAACCCTTCGAAAAGTTTTACCGGATCCGCTTCCGCGTCGACGGCGTGCTGCGCGAGATCGCCCAGCCGCCACTGGCCATCAAGGAAAAGCTCGCCTCGCGCATTAAGGTCATTTCCAAGCTCGATATTTCCGAGAAGCGGGTACCGCAAGACGGCCGCATGAAGCTCGTGCTGAGCAAAACGCGCTCGATCGATTTCCGCGTCAGCACCTTGCCCACGCTGTTCGGTGAAAAAATCGTCATGCGTATCCTCGATGGCTCGCAGGCGCAGATGGGCATCGAGGCACTCGGCTACGATCCCGATCAAAAAGATACGCTGATGAAGGCGATCCAGCGGCCGTATGGCATGGTGTTGGTGACCGGTCCGACCGGCTCGGGCAAGACCGTCTCGCTCTACACCTGCCTGAACATCCTGAATCAGCCCGGCATCAACATCGCCACCGCCGAAGACCCGGCCGAGATCAACCTGCCGGGCGTCAACCAGGTCAACATCAATGACCGCGCCGGCCTGACCTTCCCGGTCGCGCTGAAAGCCTTTCTGCGCCAGGATCCGGACATCATCATGGTCGGCGAAATCCGCGACCTCGAAACCGCCGACATTGCGATCAAGGCGGCACAAACCGGCCACATGGTGTTTTCGACACTGCACACCAACGATGCGCCATCAACGCTGACGCGGCTCATGAACATGGGCGTGGCGCCCTTCAACATCGCCTCGTCAGTCATCCTGATCACCGCGCAGCGGCTGACACGCCGGCTTTGCAGCTGCAAGGTAAGCACCGATATCCCGAACGAGGTGTTACTTGAAGCCGGCTTTCTTGCCGACGATCTCGATGGCAGCTGGATGCCCTACAAAGCGGTGGGTTGCGAGCGCTGCAGTGGTAGCGGTTACAAGGGACGCCTTGGCATTTACCAGATCATGCCGATCACAGAAGAGATCGAACGCGTCATCCTGAGCCACGGCACAGCCCTTGAAATCGAAGCACAGGCCAAACTCGATGGCGTGCGTACGTTGCGTCAGTCGGGCCTGATCAAGGTAAAACTAGGCTTGACCAGTCTCGAGGAAATCCTCGGCTGCACCAATGAATAA
- a CDS encoding HlyC/CorC family transporter, which produces MDTVPLWAQLLVLASLIILSAFFAMAETALMSANRHRLRHLAKRGSHAAATTLWLLDRTDQVLSLVLIANTLINALATALVTTIVIASFGHEEAVIAITTGAVAFLLIVFAEISPKIIGATFPERIALPASLILKPLMAISKPVIWFVNLFVTALLRLLRIRQGVKRDHKLSQEELRSMVLEGGNFIPKKHQSILLNLFDLEHMSVEDVMTPRAQIESLNLAQSIDEIKRQLTTCYHNKLPVHDGEINRIIGILHVRKAIGLLNEDDELAIDHFRALLTPPYFIPEDTDVLTQLQYFQENHERLAIIVDEYGEVQGLVTLEDIIEEMIGEFTTSTPAAARADNVSWDDTGSCLLEGSTTLRDINKQLGLQFALDGPKTINGLLLEYLQDIPEASVCLKINDCVIEIVQVKNQSIKVVKLIRPTPTAKDTGRSG; this is translated from the coding sequence TTGGATACCGTTCCGCTCTGGGCGCAACTACTTGTGCTCGCTTCCCTGATCATACTTTCTGCATTTTTTGCGATGGCCGAAACCGCGCTGATGTCGGCCAACCGCCATCGCTTGCGCCATCTGGCCAAGCGCGGCAGCCATGCAGCCGCGACCACACTCTGGCTGCTGGATCGTACCGACCAGGTCCTGTCACTGGTCCTGATCGCCAACACCCTGATCAACGCGCTGGCAACGGCGCTGGTGACCACGATCGTCATCGCCAGTTTTGGCCACGAAGAAGCGGTTATTGCGATTACCACCGGTGCCGTCGCCTTCCTGCTGATCGTGTTCGCCGAGATCTCGCCGAAGATCATCGGTGCCACCTTCCCGGAGCGGATCGCGCTGCCGGCGTCATTGATTCTCAAGCCGTTGATGGCCATCAGCAAACCGGTCATCTGGTTCGTCAACCTGTTCGTCACGGCGCTATTGCGCTTGCTACGCATCCGGCAGGGCGTCAAACGCGACCACAAACTCTCGCAGGAAGAATTGCGTTCGATGGTGCTCGAGGGCGGCAATTTCATTCCCAAGAAACACCAGAGCATCCTGCTCAACCTGTTCGACCTCGAGCACATGTCGGTCGAAGACGTGATGACACCGCGCGCCCAGATCGAATCGCTGAACCTGGCGCAAAGCATCGACGAGATCAAGCGCCAGCTGACCACCTGCTATCACAACAAGCTGCCGGTTCATGACGGCGAGATCAACCGGATCATCGGCATCCTGCATGTACGCAAAGCCATCGGCTTGCTCAATGAAGACGACGAACTGGCCATCGACCATTTCCGCGCGCTGCTGACCCCGCCCTACTTCATTCCCGAAGACACCGACGTGCTGACGCAGTTGCAGTACTTCCAGGAAAACCATGAACGGCTCGCCATCATCGTCGACGAATACGGTGAAGTGCAGGGACTGGTCACGCTGGAAGACATCATCGAAGAAATGATCGGCGAATTCACGACCTCGACGCCGGCAGCAGCACGCGCCGACAATGTCAGCTGGGATGACACCGGCAGTTGTCTGCTCGAGGGGTCGACCACGCTGCGTGACATCAACAAGCAACTGGGATTGCAGTTTGCGCTCGATGGTCCCAAGACCATCAATGGCTTGCTGCTCGAATACCTGCAGGATATTCCGGAAGCCAGCGTCTGCCTGAAGATCAATGACTGCGTAATCGAAATCGTCCAGGTCAAAAATCAGTCGATCAAGGTCGTCAAGCTGATCCGGCCAACCCCGACTGCCAAGGACACGGGTCGAAGCGGATAA
- the ispB gene encoding octaprenyl diphosphate synthase — MFAAQVSATRPPVTQVIANDMEAVNLVIRRQLHSEVALVNQIADYIISAGGKRIRPALVLLMARAFGYTGTHHHDLAAVVEFIHTATLLHDDVVDESSLRRGRQTANALFGNAASVLVGDFVYSRAFQMMVSVDDMRVMRILSDATNVIAEGEVLQLLNMHDPDVTEERYLQVIRSKTAKLFEAAAQLGALVAGASGDDVEAAAEYGRSLGTAFQLIDDVLDYSGNADDIGKNVGDDLREGKPTLPLIHLMHNGSTEQRALVRSCIEQGDEQHFDAILAAISSSGALDYTRGEAEKAAARASQAIAGLPDSQYKTSLLDLCTFAVDRNH, encoded by the coding sequence TTGTTCGCAGCCCAAGTTTCCGCAACCCGACCTCCCGTCACGCAAGTCATTGCCAACGACATGGAAGCCGTCAATCTGGTGATTCGCCGGCAGCTCCACTCGGAGGTCGCGCTGGTCAATCAGATTGCCGACTACATCATCAGCGCCGGTGGTAAACGTATCCGGCCGGCACTGGTTTTGCTGATGGCGCGGGCTTTTGGCTATACCGGCACACACCATCACGACCTGGCAGCCGTCGTTGAATTCATCCATACCGCGACGCTGCTGCACGATGATGTCGTCGATGAATCATCACTGCGACGCGGACGCCAGACCGCCAACGCGCTGTTCGGCAATGCGGCCTCCGTTCTAGTCGGTGACTTCGTGTACTCACGTGCTTTCCAGATGATGGTGTCGGTCGATGACATGCGCGTCATGCGTATCCTGTCGGATGCTACCAATGTGATCGCCGAGGGCGAAGTCCTGCAACTGCTGAACATGCACGACCCGGACGTCACCGAAGAACGTTACCTGCAAGTAATCCGCTCGAAAACCGCCAAGTTGTTCGAAGCCGCCGCCCAACTCGGCGCGCTGGTCGCCGGCGCCTCCGGGGATGACGTCGAAGCCGCGGCCGAATACGGTCGTTCGCTCGGCACCGCATTTCAGCTGATCGATGACGTGCTTGATTACTCGGGCAACGCGGACGATATCGGCAAGAACGTCGGCGATGACCTACGGGAAGGCAAGCCAACGCTACCACTAATCCATCTGATGCATAACGGCAGCACCGAACAGCGCGCACTGGTCAGAAGCTGCATCGAGCAGGGCGATGAACAGCATTTCGATGCCATCCTGGCAGCCATCAGCAGCTCTGGCGCACTCGACTACACCCGCGGCGAAGCCGAAAAAGCGGCAGCGCGCGCCAGCCAGGCGATTGCCGGATTGCCCGATAGCCAGTACAAAACTTCGCTGCTAGACTTGTGCACGTTCGCGGTAGACCGCAACCATTGA
- the rplU gene encoding 50S ribosomal protein L21, giving the protein MYAVIKTGGKQYKVVAGEKFKVEQIPADIGSEITIDQVLAVGSGETIKFGAPLVEGATVLVTVLSHGRHDKVKIFKMRRRKHYQKHQGHRQNYTELQIVSING; this is encoded by the coding sequence ATGTACGCGGTCATAAAAACCGGTGGCAAGCAATACAAAGTTGTCGCTGGCGAAAAATTTAAAGTAGAACAGATACCGGCAGACATAGGTTCCGAAATCACCATTGATCAAGTGCTCGCAGTGGGCTCTGGCGAAACCATTAAGTTTGGTGCGCCCTTGGTTGAAGGTGCTACGGTCCTGGTGACGGTTTTGTCGCATGGTCGACACGACAAGGTAAAGATTTTCAAGATGCGCCGTCGTAAGCATTACCAGAAGCACCAAGGCCATCGCCAGAACTATACCGAGTTGCAAATCGTCTCGATCAACGGCTAA
- the rpmA gene encoding 50S ribosomal protein L27, whose amino-acid sequence MAHKKGGGTTRNGRDSESKRLGVKVYGGQAINAGGIIIRQRGTKTHPGENVGMGKDHTLFALIPGKVQFLVKGATQRQFVTVVPA is encoded by the coding sequence ATGGCACATAAAAAAGGCGGCGGCACTACGCGCAATGGTCGTGACTCGGAATCAAAGCGCTTAGGCGTCAAGGTTTACGGCGGCCAGGCTATCAATGCAGGCGGCATCATCATTCGCCAGCGTGGTACCAAGACTCATCCTGGTGAAAACGTCGGCATGGGCAAGGATCACACCCTGTTCGCGCTGATCCCGGGCAAGGTTCAATTTTTGGTTAAGGGTGCTACCCAGCGTCAGTTCGTAACTGTCGTTCCTGCTTAA
- the cgtA gene encoding Obg family GTPase CgtA, with the protein MKFIDEAKIEVIAGDGGNGVASFCREKFRPFGGPDGGDGGKGGTIWAVADRNINTLVDYRFSKMHKARNGENGRGADCYGKGADDILLRMPVGTLIIDHINGEVIADMTEHGQQAMLAKGGEGGWGNIHFKTSTNRAPRQKGDGKEGERRELRLELKVLADVGLLGMPNAGKSTFISAVSNARPKIADYPFTTLHPNLGVVRVSHEKSFVIADIPGLIEGAAEGAGLGIQFLRHLQRTRVLLHIVDLAPFDTVDPVKEAKAIVKELKKYDESLFDKPRWLVLNKLDVVPEEERSKRVKDFVKRFGWKGPTFEISALNHDGCPELVIAIYNYLAEQRALEYRAEETQMSEEARQIVSIDPDDPRFKVMD; encoded by the coding sequence ATGAAGTTTATCGACGAAGCAAAAATCGAAGTCATTGCTGGTGACGGCGGCAACGGCGTCGCCTCCTTTTGTCGGGAAAAGTTCAGGCCGTTTGGCGGGCCAGACGGTGGTGACGGCGGCAAGGGCGGCACTATCTGGGCAGTTGCAGATCGCAACATCAACACGCTGGTCGACTACCGGTTCTCCAAAATGCACAAAGCGCGCAATGGCGAAAACGGCCGCGGCGCGGATTGTTACGGCAAAGGCGCGGACGATATTCTGTTGCGCATGCCGGTCGGTACCCTGATCATCGATCACATCAACGGCGAAGTCATCGCTGACATGACTGAACACGGCCAGCAAGCCATGCTCGCCAAGGGTGGCGAAGGCGGCTGGGGCAACATCCATTTCAAGACATCGACGAACCGTGCGCCACGCCAAAAAGGCGACGGCAAGGAAGGCGAGCGACGCGAGCTGCGCCTTGAGCTGAAAGTACTGGCCGATGTCGGCCTGCTCGGTATGCCGAATGCAGGCAAGTCGACCTTCATCTCTGCGGTATCGAATGCCCGTCCGAAGATCGCCGATTACCCGTTCACGACCCTGCATCCGAATCTGGGGGTAGTACGCGTCAGCCACGAAAAGAGTTTCGTGATTGCCGATATTCCGGGTCTTATCGAAGGTGCGGCCGAAGGCGCCGGGCTGGGTATCCAGTTCCTGCGTCATCTGCAGCGCACCCGCGTGCTGTTGCACATCGTTGATCTGGCCCCCTTCGATACAGTGGATCCGGTCAAGGAAGCCAAGGCCATCGTCAAGGAGCTCAAGAAGTACGACGAATCGCTGTTCGACAAGCCACGCTGGCTGGTCTTGAACAAACTCGATGTCGTGCCGGAAGAAGAGCGCAGCAAGCGCGTCAAGGACTTCGTCAAGCGCTTTGGCTGGAAAGGTCCGACCTTCGAAATTTCTGCGCTGAACCACGACGGTTGTCCGGAGCTGGTCATTGCGATCTACAATTACCTGGCCGAACAGCGCGCACTCGAATACCGCGCTGAAGAAACCCAGATGTCCGAAGAGGCGCGCCAGATCGTATCGATCGATCCGGACGATCCCCGCTTCAAGGTCATGGACTGA
- the proB gene encoding glutamate 5-kinase, producing the protein MTATIQPQSLVQQARRLIIKVGSSLVTNDGKGLDHAAIANWAAQIAQLRTLGKEVVLVSSGAIAEGMQRLGFDKRPTGIHELQACAAVGQMGLAQVYETSFRAHGLGTAQVLLTHADLADRERYLNARSTLFTLLRFGVVPVINENDTVVTDEIKVGDNDTLGALVANLIEGDVLIILTDQRGLFTADPRKDPQARFVEHGKAGDIALEAMAGGAGSNIGSGGMLTKILAARRAATSGAHTVIASGREDNVLVRLAAGESIGTQLQAQTAQLTARKQWMADHLQTAGKVVLDDGAVKKLTTEGKSLLSIGVVAVNGEFGRGEVITCVDQSGKAIARGMTNYTSAEARRIMRRPSSEILSILGFVEQPELIHRDNMVLL; encoded by the coding sequence ATGACAGCAACAATACAACCGCAATCACTGGTGCAGCAAGCCAGACGCCTGATCATCAAGGTGGGGTCTTCGCTGGTCACCAATGATGGCAAGGGACTGGATCACGCCGCCATCGCGAACTGGGCCGCGCAAATTGCGCAGCTGCGGACGCTCGGCAAAGAGGTTGTGCTGGTCAGTTCCGGGGCGATTGCCGAAGGCATGCAGCGCCTCGGTTTCGACAAGCGGCCCACCGGAATTCACGAATTGCAGGCTTGCGCTGCGGTCGGCCAGATGGGTCTGGCACAGGTCTATGAAACCAGCTTTCGCGCACATGGCCTGGGCACCGCGCAAGTGCTGCTGACGCACGCCGACCTGGCCGACCGGGAGCGCTATCTGAATGCCCGCTCGACACTGTTCACGTTATTGCGCTTCGGGGTGGTGCCGGTCATCAATGAAAACGATACCGTGGTCACCGATGAGATCAAGGTTGGCGACAACGACACGCTGGGCGCGCTGGTGGCCAACCTGATCGAAGGCGATGTACTGATCATCCTGACCGATCAGCGCGGCCTGTTTACGGCGGATCCGCGCAAGGATCCGCAAGCCCGTTTCGTCGAGCACGGCAAGGCGGGTGACATCGCACTGGAAGCGATGGCAGGCGGTGCCGGCAGCAACATCGGCAGCGGCGGTATGCTGACCAAGATACTGGCTGCGCGGCGGGCAGCGACATCGGGAGCGCACACGGTGATCGCCTCGGGGCGCGAAGACAACGTGCTGGTGCGATTGGCAGCCGGAGAATCCATCGGCACCCAGTTGCAGGCGCAGACAGCGCAACTGACGGCGCGCAAGCAATGGATGGCCGATCATTTGCAAACAGCCGGCAAGGTGGTGCTCGATGACGGCGCGGTCAAGAAGCTGACCACGGAAGGCAAGTCCCTGTTATCGATTGGCGTGGTGGCAGTCAATGGCGAGTTCGGCCGCGGTGAAGTGATCACCTGCGTCGACCAGTCCGGCAAGGCCATTGCGCGCGGCATGACCAACTACACCAGTGCCGAGGCACGCCGCATCATGCGACGCCCGTCGTCGGAGATTCTGTCCATCCTGGGATTTGTCGAGCAGCCCGAGCTGATTCACCGCGATAACATGGTGCTGCTCTGA
- a CDS encoding CNP1-like family protein, which yields MTMNHTWRRGATIAATVVVLLAHAGAHAQANFDEEFDDTGKTWQEISVKLPKVPDMATLLPFDVSATATQTFSIAPATLTVGADGVVRYVMVAQSSSGALNISYEGVRCASLEKKLYAFGRPDGSWSRSRKDAWEPISGNSANRRHAALAQDYFCDGSTVAGKAGDIIARLKSGKSIIRHLAQ from the coding sequence ATGACCATGAACCACACCTGGCGCCGCGGCGCTACCATCGCCGCGACAGTCGTCGTGCTGCTGGCGCACGCCGGCGCACACGCGCAGGCAAACTTCGATGAAGAGTTCGACGACACCGGCAAGACCTGGCAGGAAATTTCAGTCAAGCTGCCAAAAGTACCGGACATGGCTACGCTGCTGCCGTTCGATGTGAGCGCCACCGCAACCCAGACATTCTCGATCGCACCCGCGACGCTCACCGTCGGTGCCGATGGCGTGGTGCGTTACGTGATGGTGGCGCAAAGCAGCAGCGGCGCCCTCAATATCAGCTACGAAGGAGTGCGCTGCGCGTCGCTGGAAAAGAAGCTCTACGCGTTCGGTCGCCCCGATGGCAGCTGGTCACGTTCACGCAAGGATGCGTGGGAGCCGATCAGCGGCAATAGTGCCAACCGCCGGCATGCTGCGCTGGCACAGGACTATTTTTGTGACGGCAGCACCGTGGCCGGCAAAGCCGGCGATATCATCGCGCGCCTGAAGTCCGGCAAATCCATCATCCGGCACCTGGCGCAATAA
- a CDS encoding RNA pyrophosphohydrolase, whose product MLDREGFRPNVGIILLNTHNEVWWGKRVREHSWQFPQGGIKYGETPEQAMFRELEEEIGLRAEHVKIVGRTRDWLRYEVPDRFIKRDIRGHYRGQKQIWFLLRMVGRDCDVNLRLTSHPEFDAWRWHEYWVPLDVVIEFKRDVYQRALQELSRYLSRPLIDAPARPPHRHQRQDMISDDEPQPMPAAPQPSDHE is encoded by the coding sequence ATGCTTGATCGTGAAGGCTTTCGCCCGAACGTCGGCATCATTCTGCTCAACACCCACAATGAGGTGTGGTGGGGAAAACGGGTACGCGAGCACTCGTGGCAATTTCCTCAGGGCGGAATCAAATACGGCGAAACACCCGAGCAGGCCATGTTCCGCGAACTCGAAGAAGAGATCGGGCTTCGTGCCGAGCATGTCAAGATAGTCGGCCGCACGCGCGACTGGCTACGCTATGAGGTGCCCGACCGCTTTATCAAGCGCGATATTCGCGGTCACTATCGCGGTCAAAAACAGATCTGGTTTTTGCTGCGCATGGTCGGACGCGATTGCGATGTCAACCTGCGACTGACCAGTCATCCCGAGTTCGATGCGTGGCGCTGGCATGAGTACTGGGTGCCGCTGGATGTGGTCATCGAATTCAAGCGCGATGTCTACCAGCGTGCGCTGCAGGAGCTGTCGCGCTATCTGTCGCGTCCGCTGATCGATGCGCCGGCACGTCCGCCGCACCGTCACCAGCGCCAGGACATGATCAGCGACGACGAGCCGCAACCAATGCCCGCTGCGCCCCAACCTTCCGACCATGAATGA
- a CDS encoding proline--tRNA ligase, translating to MRASRFFISTLKEAPADAEIVSHQLMMRAGMIKRLGSGIYTYMPMGLRVIRKVEAIVREEMNRAGAVELLMPVVQPAELWQETGRWQEYGAELMRVKDRHGRDFIIQPTSEEVITDIARTEIKSYRQLPVNFYHVQTKFRDERRPRFGLMRGREFTMKDAYSFDRDPAGMKQSYQIMFDAYVRIFTRFGLGFRPVAADNGAIGGSGSHEFHVIADTGEDAIVYCPTSDYAANMEAAEAAPIATPRAAPAQELIKTATPGKAKCEDVAALLAVPLQQTVKSLVLTVDTETDGVIVDKQVWLLLLRGDHDLNEIKAGKVPGLAGYRFSTEAEIIEYFGTPPGYLGPINTVKPVHVVADFSVAHMSDFICGANAVDFHFTGVNWGRDVPEPVSYDLRNVVAGDASPDGKGVLAIQRGIEVGHVFQLGTRYSEDMKATFLDENGKPQLLQMGCYGIGVTRILGAAIEQNFDDKGIIWPVSIAPFDIVLCPMGYDRNEAVKTAADTLLADLLAAGIDAILDDRGERPGAMFADWELIGVPHRIVIGDRGLKDGKLEYQGRRETAATAVDIADAVAFVQARLLA from the coding sequence ATGCGCGCCTCCCGATTTTTTATTTCCACCCTTAAAGAAGCTCCTGCCGACGCCGAAATCGTCAGCCATCAACTGATGATGCGAGCCGGCATGATCAAGCGCCTCGGTTCCGGAATTTATACCTACATGCCGATGGGACTGCGCGTGATCCGCAAGGTCGAGGCGATCGTGCGCGAAGAAATGAACCGTGCCGGTGCAGTCGAATTGCTGATGCCGGTCGTGCAACCGGCCGAGCTGTGGCAGGAGACGGGTCGCTGGCAGGAATACGGTGCCGAACTGATGCGCGTGAAAGACCGTCATGGCCGTGATTTCATCATCCAGCCGACCTCCGAAGAAGTCATCACCGACATCGCCCGCACCGAGATCAAGTCGTATCGTCAGTTGCCGGTCAATTTTTATCATGTGCAGACCAAGTTCCGCGATGAGCGCCGGCCCCGTTTCGGCCTGATGCGCGGGCGCGAATTCACGATGAAAGATGCCTACTCGTTCGACCGCGATCCGGCCGGCATGAAGCAGTCGTACCAGATCATGTTCGATGCCTATGTGCGGATCTTCACGCGCTTTGGCCTGGGCTTCCGTCCGGTGGCGGCCGACAACGGTGCCATCGGCGGTTCCGGTTCGCATGAATTTCATGTCATTGCCGATACCGGCGAAGACGCCATCGTCTATTGCCCAACCTCCGATTACGCCGCCAACATGGAAGCCGCCGAAGCCGCGCCTATTGCCACACCGCGCGCTGCGCCGGCACAGGAACTGATCAAGACAGCGACCCCGGGCAAAGCCAAGTGTGAGGACGTTGCGGCACTGCTGGCGGTACCGCTGCAACAGACAGTGAAATCGCTGGTCCTGACAGTCGATACCGAAACTGACGGTGTCATCGTCGACAAGCAAGTCTGGCTACTCCTGCTGCGCGGCGACCATGACCTCAACGAAATCAAGGCCGGCAAGGTGCCCGGACTGGCCGGTTACCGCTTCTCGACCGAAGCCGAAATTATCGAATACTTTGGCACGCCGCCTGGCTATCTCGGTCCGATCAATACCGTCAAGCCGGTGCATGTCGTTGCTGATTTCAGCGTCGCCCACATGAGCGATTTCATTTGCGGTGCCAATGCGGTCGACTTCCATTTCACCGGTGTCAACTGGGGCCGGGATGTGCCGGAGCCGGTCAGCTACGATCTGCGCAACGTCGTCGCCGGTGATGCCTCGCCGGACGGCAAGGGCGTACTGGCGATCCAGCGCGGCATCGAAGTCGGTCACGTTTTCCAGCTGGGTACACGCTACTCGGAAGACATGAAAGCGACGTTTCTCGATGAAAACGGCAAGCCGCAATTGCTGCAGATGGGCTGCTACGGCATCGGTGTGACGCGTATTCTGGGTGCCGCCATCGAACAGAATTTCGATGACAAGGGCATCATCTGGCCGGTCTCGATCGCACCGTTCGACATCGTGCTGTGCCCGATGGGCTACGATCGCAACGAGGCCGTCAAGACTGCCGCCGACACCTTGCTGGCTGACTTGCTGGCAGCAGGGATTGATGCGATCCTCGACGATCGCGGTGAACGCCCGGGCGCGATGTTCGCGGACTGGGAGCTGATCGGCGTGCCACATCGCATTGTCATCGGCGACCGTGGCCTCAAGGATGGCAAGCTCGAATACCAGGGGCGGCGCGAAACAGCTGCCACGGCCGTCGACATAGCGGATGCCGTGGCCTTCGTTCAGGCGCGTTTGCTGGCCTAG
- a CDS encoding lytic transglycosylase domain-containing protein, with protein MKTMLRLLVLALLLIAGSAQAGNQKEEAMADSVRLALSRAITESRPMKMRFADIQERIQYLYWRGEMSERLKKKLPDTQVRIEFLETVWYEARRAGLDPAMVLGLIQVESAFRKYALSPVGAHGYMQVMPFWSRVIGDSDRSKLFNMQANLRYGCSILRMYVDMERGDLYLALGRYNGSRGRPEYPNAVLSAWRGWEFKSV; from the coding sequence ATGAAAACGATGCTGAGACTGCTGGTGCTGGCCCTGCTGCTGATCGCTGGCAGTGCGCAGGCGGGCAACCAGAAAGAAGAGGCGATGGCCGATTCCGTGCGACTGGCCTTATCCCGTGCCATCACCGAATCCCGTCCGATGAAAATGCGTTTCGCCGATATCCAGGAGCGTATTCAGTACCTGTACTGGCGCGGTGAGATGTCCGAGCGCCTGAAAAAGAAGCTGCCCGATACGCAGGTCCGTATCGAATTCCTTGAAACCGTCTGGTATGAAGCGCGTCGTGCCGGTCTCGATCCGGCCATGGTGCTCGGCCTGATCCAGGTCGAATCGGCATTTCGCAAGTACGCACTTTCTCCGGTCGGTGCGCACGGCTACATGCAGGTCATGCCATTCTGGTCGCGCGTGATCGGCGACAGTGATCGCAGCAAGCTGTTCAACATGCAGGCCAATCTGCGCTACGGCTGTTCTATCCTGCGCATGTATGTCGACATGGAACGCGGCGATCTCTACCTCGCACTGGGACGCTACAACGGCAGTCGCGGCCGTCCCGAATATCCGAATGCCGTACTGTCCGCCTGGCGCGGATGGGAGTTTAAAAGCGTCTGA